The nucleotide window tgttttctgacttcgatccagttatgagaattcacaagcatgcttagatgaagctttttgatgttgggagttttgtgaaataatgagtttttggccggcggcggtgcaccaccgtctgtggcggtgttccggccacttaaggaactgtttttggtattatatatgttctactcgttgatacgagcgtttcgatatataatatgcaaattttggagttcgtatggaattgttaggatttttaccgtttcatatcggtgaatttattcgatccgtgaggatttgagcgtccgatcgacttgtggtttggtcacatcgatcgtgggcgtattccggagactttgggaggtctcggatgtggttttgcctcgattggcgccactttggggattttagttcaaaacaagggtttcggacttaaatcgtttgtgaattgttactgatttgagatcattggtgaataggtgcttctaaaaggtgaattggacgagttgttggtgatagtgttagttcggttctgtattgaagacgcagcgggattcagaggtgagtaatctcacgaagttcatttcacgaacgggaatacccttattattttgagagttatttagttaactgcaaactatagatggtattagtggcacttttgagtagatgattacgtgtgtatatatgtatattatgggatgtatatatatacatacgtattcatgtattagtagatatatgttttgggtggtttgtggatttatgaaaacaatatgcatgaaatgatgctttttattgttttggggtgtggcttttggaaaacaaatgatttgtggaaatgattgatttcgatttgttttgaaaagcgttgagatttgagaaaagtgttgcgatttgggtatgaaaacaatgggcatgaattgatgctttttattgttttgtgttatggctttttcggaaaacaataattatggaaatgttgatttcgattgttttcaaaagcgttgtgatttgtgtaacattttgggtccaatgcgactcctttaatgttttgctccaagggacattgcggcccgaggatcgaaggtctaagaccttgggtagaataccaggtgaccacgtctttggccggacgagtggttacgtttttcagttagagctctaatctgtctgccatataggtaattcatggggtaacgggaattggttatttacaactcatgacattacgtatttttagggaacaaggtgtgagttgcttccttattaatggtttttaaggggacaaggtgcaagttgatttccttattaacgatttgatagaaatcaaggtgtgagttgctttctatggtacgcttatggtacaactgatagaattcaaggtgtgagttgttttctatgttttattgatagaattcaaggtgtgagttgttttctatgttttattgatagaaatcaaggtgtgagttgctttctatgttttattgatagaattcaaggtgtgagttgttttctatgttttaactgatagaattcaaggtgtgagttgttttctatgttttaactgatagaattcaaggtgtgagttgttttctatgttttattgatagaattcaaggtgtgagttgttttctatgttttattgatagaaatcaaggtgtgagttgctttctatgttttattgatagaattcaaggtgtgagttgctttctatgttttattgatagaaatcaagtgtgggttgttttctatgtttcgttttaaaaggaaacaaggtgtgagttgctttcttttatttcgatttgaaaggaaattaaagtgtgagttattctcctttatttcgtgttttaaggaatcaaagcgtgagttgttttccttatttttggcgtgagttgtgtgtggtttgagttactcatacgggcttgcaaaagcttaccgggtttgttgtgtggcaacccggtacactattcaaacggtgtaggggttaatcctgcaggttaggataatcggggctgaagcggaggtagcgcctttgcggctttacggtaggatgccattttgtaactttaccgttgattaaggacttccgttgtatagttactctgagctgcatttacgttttattttgttgttgacaatctatttcgtaagcattgtaatatataactctatggagcgagtttatattaactttgagggttcagggcatcaatatctgtgtaagttaaagggaaaaagataccaggtattttgtattgatgactggacgttcacgcatatataattatggggttatatatatcgattttcatgtgtgtaaaatcaggggcgtgacatgaaTAATCAAACATTGGACGAATAGGTTGGTAACCAAGTGATTGACTTGGAATTGCATGAACAATAAAAGCTGTTGGtggaaatccataaggaaaatgcGAGGGAATGTCATGTGATTGATTAGGCATTGCTTGTACACTAGAAGTTGTTGGTGGAAATCCATAAGGATAATGCGAGGGAATGCCTTGAGCACCAAAAGTTGTTGGAAATCCAGGATGTATGAAGGGcatatttgattgattttgattaaCCAATCCAATTGATCCTTATACATTATATACACAGTAATATAAGATTATTTCAACTTTCACAAAATTTGAGCTATAGATTTCATAAATGACAAAAATAACTTGAACATGTTCATATGAATTTGAAGGGCTAGTCTTCTCATGTTCATATGAGTTGGGTTCCTGAGAATCTATATATTGATAATAATTGTTACAATGGTTAGATATTGTATAGATAAACAAATAATGCACGATAAACAATACACATAGCATTTTCTActaaccttttcttttagatggagctttccttttctttgaTACAGAGACATTTTGTTCTTTAAGGGGTACTGGACTATCATCTTGTTCTTGTGGCACTGATGAAGATCTCGTTTTTGATTGCTTCTTAGATCCCAAATCATTATTTCTCTTACCTTTGCCACGCCTTCTACGCCTCTTAACTTTTGGATCACGCAAAACCAGATTTGCATTATTTTCATTCACTTGATCTTCTGAATCTATATCACAATTTGTTTCATGTTCTTGTCCAATGGATAAATTGCCATCCAATTCTGCCTCCAACTCCAACAATTTAGACTCTACCAAGGTGGATGATTGCTTATCCTTTGCACCTTTTGCTACAATTCTTTGTGCTATATAAGACAAGTGACTATATTGGAGTGCAAAAGATGCACTCCGATCACTAAAATTTGCTTCCCCATAACATTCAAGATCAACTCCTTGTCTAGCATCTCGTCTCCATCTTTTTAAGTAGTACTTGGATGGTAATGTTGACAAGCCTAACTCACGGAATAATTTTAATGCATGTGCACAAAGAATCCCTTCAAACTGAAATCTCTTACAACTACAATTAACTTACTGATTTGAAGGGGAATAGATGACTGACCTTCTCAAGTTTGGATTCCCTGGTCTTTGAACCACATATGATTCTATTCTCCCGTCATCACTCTCTAATTCCAGTATCAAGTCCAAACATTTTCGAAACTCTTCTTGAAAACGATTGAAACTCGCTTTTGTGTACATCTTTGCTGCTTCAACCTCCACTTTCCAATTAGACAGAAGTTTTCGCTTTCTTTGCGTAGTTGCAACTTCCGCGAGCCTCTCCTTTTCTCTTCGATCAACTAAAGCACGCTCATAGTGTACCACCCACTCACAAAGAATCAGGTTCTTATAAAAGAACTTTTTCAAAGTCTTGTTTATAGTTTCACTTCTCTGAGTTGTTGTCATACCTACAATAAAGCTGATGCATTACTGTCTCAACAAAAAAgactaaaaaagaaagaaaaaagaccaAGTAAATGCctaaaaatttaattatttaagcCAACCATTATTACATTCTCAGGTCATCTTCTTATGGATCTTAAGAGCTTGTTATATAAGTATTGATTTGCTAGACTTAGAGTACAATAAAGTTTTTTCTGGTCCATATTTGTCTAGTGCCTAACCTTTGaatacgtgtatatatatatatatatatatatatatatatatattaattgacTCATAGTTAATAAACATAATGTGATAAACAACTACATAGAAGCAAGAACCCCAGAAAGCTTGATCtacattataaaaaataaaaaataaaaacgatCAAAAATAATTTAACCAAACAAAAATGGTCATGCCTGCACAAACGTTGCATCGGCCATAAATTTGTGCCCACTTCTCACGCAAGTTATACAAGTCTTTTAGCCActcattttctttcaaatcatagtaatcaaGTAGATCTTTCCAACTTGATTCAAACTCTTCAACACTCTCTGGATCATATATGCAACTTTTGAAAGATTGTGAAAATGTGGAGCACTTCGTAAAGACTTGACTCAAGTGTTTTgcagcattttgatatatgtgcCACAAACAAAGACGATGGTGAGAATTAGGTAGTACTTCCTTAATTGCACTAGCAATCGATGCAGCTTGATCTGTAAATATTGTCTTTGGTTTTTTTCCTCCCATAGCTTGTAGGAAAACATCAAAGAACCATTTGCATGCCTCTGTGGTCTCCCCATCTAATAACCCACAGCCAAATAGAATTGTTTGACCATGATGATTAACTCCAACAATTGGAGCAGAAACCATGTCGTACTTGTTGGTTTTGAAGGTTGTATCAAAGACAACCGCATCACCAAATATAGCATAATCACTCCTTGATTTTCcatcacacaaaaaaaaaccacatattTCATTGTCGATGTTTGTTCGAATTGCATAAAAAAATGACTTATCCTCCATTTGCTTCTTCTTAAAGTAATTAAGCAAACATTGAGCATCAccttttttcaaaaactttgCCCGCCTTCTTTGAATGAAGTTATTGCAATCGGTCTGAAGGAAATTTAGATTTTCCGGTCCTCCTGCTTTGACGGTCAGGTATGAAAAGATCTGTGATGGTTTGAACCCTGCAAAGTGCATTTGATTCATCAAACCACCTTGAGAAGGTTCTATGGTTCTTTGTGACCTTAAGACATGTGAACTTGATTCAGGAACAAGATCATGGGTATGCTCAGCTTCAAACTTTGTGACAACAAATTTCCCATCTTCATTTAGTTTGATCTGAAGCACTGCCTTACATCCgaatcttctttcttctcttttcttctctggAGTGTTCTTTTTTGTATAGAATCCTTCACAAGAGCaacaaaattctcttttccaTGTCACATTAGTATGCTTATATTTGTTGCTTCTCAGCCTTCGCACGCTAAACCCAACAACTCTAGCATATGAATTATAATAGTCATATGCATCTTGATCACTTTCAAAACTCATACCAAGAACTGGGATATTCTCACCTCTTACTTGCTTCTTACCATCCAAGATACATAAACCTTCTAAACCAGAATCCACGTGTTCATCATCACTGGGCACTTGAGTATCGCTACTAGCCTCTTGAGTATCATATTCAGGTTCCTCATTAGTCTCACCATCAATTGCATCATCTTCACATCCTCTTTGCTCATTCTCAGTGTTACTACAATGATGATAACAAGATTCATCGTCTTTATATTCCATGAATTTGGTGGTGTAGGCTCGTGTCCCAATTACTATGCACTCTGTCAATCTAACTAAAACAATTGTGTCAATACGTTTATGGATTACGTTTATTGCCAAAAGCAATCAAATTATcatcactttttcttttctttttttgaataaatgatTATCACTTTTTCTAGGTAAAACAGGTTCAGGTGGATAGAAAGGTTGAGAGAAAGAAAGTGCTACAGTGTAAAAGACAAgtacaaataaaacaaaatataggtGGAGAGCACAGTAGCTTACCGTTGCCAATATAGGTTATGCAGAAGATCGATGAAGAACCAATCAGCACAGAAGATCGATGAAGAACCagtcagccaaaaaaaaaagatgaagaaccaAACGTTTGTGAGAGGAGAGTGGActggagaaaaaagaaataaagaagatgATGGTAGAAAACGTtggtagaagaaaaagaaaagtcagAGCAAGTAGAAGACAAAAAGGTTTAGTGTGTGTTTATTTAATGAATAATCTGGAAATTAGTTTTATATTATTAAGGGTTAACCATAGTTAACCTATGGTTATGAGCTAACATACATGGCAGATTTTGATTGgatggtggtatcaccaccattAACCCCATGGTGAGCAAATTCAAATCCAGAGTGGAAGGAGGGGGAGCTTTGAGTTGCGATATTATTTCTAGTTTtctattgtttattttgttcGGAAGTGAGGTGGCAAGACACGTCGGTAACAGAGTCAGTGAATGTCTCACTCAGATTGGATTCGAATTAAGGTCCACCAGAATTATCATTTCAATGGAAGATTAATTCTCTACCGCAAACACACGAATCCGAACACCCTTCAAACCTACTATCAGAAAGTGATTTAAAGTTGAGACTTAAATATTAAAGTtagatatttttaattttatttattatttattattttttttggtttttggaaaGGAGGGAAAATCATGTGATTCGTTCCGTGGAATAGAAGGAAGCTTGTGATGCGGGTTCTGTTTGGGGGAGCGGATCCTCTCCTAATCTCATTTCTctcctaacctacctaagcttttCACTAGAGTTAGACACATGGCTAAAACAGTATCCAACGGTCCAAATCTCCTTGAGTTACTAATTTTACAATAATATCCTTTCCAAATGTTTGTCATGTTCTACATCTTctctattcttttcttcttcctctcttcttgtcagctcCTACTCTATCTGTTCTTCTTTTATCAGACTATTCATACATATCCATGGCTTAACAATTCGACCCTAATCCAATTCATCTCAAATCATTATTGATTAGTTGCTGTTTGtattattgaagaagaagaaacacgCTAAACCATcatcacttacccaaacaccagaaaagATTTAAACTTTCTCAATATTTGCCCAAATAAATCAAATAGGAAGAAGACCCAGATCAATTACCAAACActcgaagaagaaagaaagcttGGGTCCCCAATTCGCCCACTAAACCTTAAGAAAGAAACACACTAAACCCTCCTCAATTTTCCGGCGATACCTAATTCACCAAAACTCAGGGACTTGGACTTCCTCGCGCTTCGGTAAAGGCCAGAGGTTTGTTGAGTAGAGGCTCCTTGTCCATCTGGGCCGGTCGGAAAATTGATTTTGGTGTACTGGGTGTCGTTGGAAATTTGTACGATTGAAACTTTGTGGCTTTTCTTTTGGAGGAATGGGATtgcaaagaaaaataagaacagAGAAAAGACATGGTTTGAACTCGATGAAGAAGACAAAGGAGCAGGACTACTACTTGGTTGTGAAATAAGTCaggattaaaaaattaaaataaaagtgtagTGGGGAAAAATTGATCCAAGCCGTTAGATGTACTTATTAACACGTGTCATTATGTAGTTaaaagcttaggtaggttaggtTGATAACAAGCTTAGGAGAGGAGCCTCTCCCTCCCTACAAAGGCAGCAAACAAGAAATAGAGGTGTTCTTGGCCAAAATCCATCAAGCACCGGATCTAAACCTTCTGTAAGGGCATGAATCTTAGTTTCGGGAGATGCAGTGAAAGCGGCAGATTCTCGTAAGTCTGAGAGTGTTGACCAGACAACTTCTGTAAAATAGGTGGTAATTGCCCCAACACCTTTTGTGAGATCAGATACTATAAGTTATGCTAGCAACGTTGATGCCATTCAGAAGGATGTAAGCTCATCACCTCTTGCTACAGAGCAATTTGCTAAGGCTGGTGTAGCGGCTGTGAATTTTTTGTCAGATATAGTGAGTTATAAGATCCTTTGTCTGATGGGATGGGAAtgcttaatttgccaaaaaATACTTATGGTTCGTTCCACTGTGAGAGTTTCCAGTGTGAAGTCATCAAATGTAAAGTAGATAATTAATAGAGAGCATTTCACTAGTGTGCATCCAAAGCCATCTACTGAGAGAGCAGCGGCTTCAGAGACTACGAGTAATCATCAGGGATCAAGGGAAATGTTGATAATCCAGTTCTGTCAGAGGTCTAAATTATGTTCCATATAACAGGACAGAAAACTCGATCAGCAACGGCTCACAGTATATAGACTCCAGAAACTCATGATATAAGGGCTTTGCCAAGAAAATCAAAAGCTCAGCCAAACCACTTCGTTCCAGATTTCAGTTCCAATGTACAGATTTCAGATGCAGAGACTACGAGATGTGGCCCTAAAGAAAGATGAAAATGCCAACAGGGTTGCTCCATTCAACAGGCAGTGTGCGTACAAGGGGAATGTTGTTCAAAatgtgaaaatacaaggacagaatatgattttctggaaaacgaggattgcagtgcactgatcaatccttactgggcagcagaaaccaaaataacaaactaaacaccagattttggttgcacagtgaaaacctcaagtatgagattaaaaacactgtggggctcttactcttgagaacccaaaataaagatcatcatattgaaaaggatatgttcttttacaaactttgaatagcactagctcggctataagattcacacaaaatctaatacaaagtttgtcttccttctagaactccttcacttgaacaatcttcaaatcttgttcttctttcttcacagtctccctactgatctcgagagagtattatgcatatgaaactatgatcacaaacacttatacatggaccaagtgttttgactctttgtgaagacacaaactcaaacaaacgTGCAAGACTCAAACCAAAAATTCTTGCCTCACTCAAGTCCCCTTTTGCCGAGTATATTACTGCAATATCTATTCAACCAGCGGCAACCACTCAAAACCAAACAGAAACAACC belongs to Rosa chinensis cultivar Old Blush chromosome 4, RchiOBHm-V2, whole genome shotgun sequence and includes:
- the LOC112198647 gene encoding protein FAR1-RELATED SEQUENCE 5-like, translating into MEYKDDESCYHHCSNTENEQRGCEDDAIDGETNEEPEYDTQEASSDTQVPSDDEHVDSGLEGLCILDGKKQVRGENIPVLGMSFESDQDAYDYYNSYARVVGFSVRRLRSNKYKHTNVTWKREFCCSCEGFYTKKNTPEKKREERRFGCKAVLQIKLNEDGKFVVTKFEAEHTHDLVPESSSHVLRSQRTIEPSQGGLMNQMHFAGFKPSQIFSYLTVKAGGPENLNFLQTDCNNFIQRRRAKFLKKGDAQCLLNYFKKKQMEDKSFFYAIRTNIDNEICGFFLCDGKSRSDYAIFGDAVVFDTTFKTNKYDMVSAPIVGVNHHGQTILFGCGLLDGETTEACKWFFDVFLQAMGGKKPKTIFTDQAASIASAIKEVLPNSHHRLCLWHIYQNAAKHLSQVFTKCSTFSQSFKSCIYDPESVEEFESSWKDLLDYYDLKENEWLKDLYNLREKWAQIYGRCNVCAGMTTTQRSETINKTLKKFFYKNLILCEWVVHYERALVDRREKERLAEVATTQRKRKLLSNWKVEVEAAKMYTKASFNRFQEEFRKCLDLILELESDDGRIESYVVQRPGNPNLRSHLSYIAQRIVAKGAKDKQSSTLVESKLLELEAELDGNLSIGQEHETNCDIDSEDQVNENNANLVLRDPKVKRRRRRGKGKRNNDLGSKKQSKTRSSSVPQEQDDSPVPLKEQNVSVSKKRKAPSKRKG